The nucleotide window AAATTTTGTGCCCCTTTGGGCTGTGGTTTTATGTACTTAAAAAACACCTTAACATGTTCATACAAATTTAAACCACTTTTGTACGGAAGCAACATGATAACAACTGTTGGGAAATACGAATCGGAGTTTGAGTCCCCTCCGCAGCTCTTCGAGTCTGGCACGCAGAACATCGCGGGGGTCATTTCCATGGGGGTGGCCATCAACTTTTTGGAGAGGATCGACCAGCGCCTTCTGTGCCGCTACGAGATGTTCCTCTACGACATGCTCGTTTATCACTTGGGCCAGCATTTGCAGCGGGGCTTGGTGCAGCTCCCAGGGGGCGTTAGCGAGAGCGGCGGAAGtagcgggggaagcgggggTAGCCGCCCGACCGACCCGTGCAGACTCTACATCCACAACAGCCGAAGGGGCGGGGGAAAGAAAGTGCCCATCCTGCCTCTATGGTCGGACCAGTTCTCCTCCTTCGACTTGGTGACCTTCCTGGATTTCAAGAACGTTTGCATCCGGTCTGGCCACCACTGTGCGTCTCTGCTGCTGAAGGAGTTCTTGCGCATACCCGACTGCGCGCGCGTTTcgcttttcttttacaaCACCCCCGAGGAGGTGCAGTTCCTGGCCGAGCAGATCGCGTCCATTGCGAGGATGCTGAGTGGGAtgaacagggggggggtgaagTAGCGACGAAGTGGTGTAACTGCGACGGTGGGGGACCTCCTCGGTGGCTGTCATCGATAGCCCCTTTTGATGattcctcccccccacacTGTTACAAACATGTATGCCTATATGCACACCCCAATTGAGGATCCTTCCCGAGTGGGTAACTTCCCCGCGCACACTTGAGGGAGGGCTGAAGGAGGTATATGCTCTGCTCTTCTAAGAGtgcctctttctttttcttttttttcctacaaatttatattcGACCGTTTGATGGGCTAGCCATCGCCCCGTTTGGCAAATGTACCATATTTGACTCGCGCGGCGCTCCTCCCCGTGCGCGACatctccccccatttttgaggCCCTCGCGCCGACAAGGTGGAAGGAGAGCCAGAttgttttctcccccccgcggccGCCACAAGGGggagtagtagtagtaggaGGATCACTTCTGAATGTAGGTCCCGTTTGGCTTCCTTTTGTGTTCCTCAACCAGGTGGAGCCCCTCCCCGGAGGAATCTCTGCCCCCTGTGGAGGCAACGCAGGGGTACCTCCCCAGTGACTCCACCGGCCAACCCACCATGGGGATCCCCCGCGACAGCCTCAAACTCGCGCAGAGCGCGCTGAAGGGGAAACCAGCGGAGCGAAGCTGCAGCCCTGCCGTTGTTAAGTGCACAGCGCGGGTAGCAATATATAAGAAGCACAAGGGCCTATTCAAAGCTGCAGAGAAGGAGATCAAAAGGGAAGGGAGACATTTGGGGGAGCTCCTCTtcaagaagaagctgcaccTTTTAAGTGAAAAGGACATtggcaaaattttgaagaaggtgATAAAgggaagaattaaaaatgaattcgtCTGGGACGACTTGCGGAGAGTGATCTTTTGCTGCAATGTGGGGTGTGTGAGGGGGGGAGATCCGCTTGAGGAGCCGGCTGAGGGGCGGCCGATGGGTTCGCTTGAGGAGTCAGCTGAGGGGCGGCCGATGGGTTCACTTAACCAGACATCTACgagctcttcccccctcacaATGGACGACGAGAAGGGAGGCCCCACCACACCGCATAACCGCCCCACCACACCGCATAACCGCCCCACCACACCGCTTAACTCGCACACCACACCGCATAACCGCCCTACCACCCCGCATAACCGGCACATCGACCACGTGAATGCCTACCTCCTATCTATCGCTGTGCAGAAGCTAAACATAAGGAGCGCCGCCCTCCTCAGCTTCCTCTTCGCCTACCTAAGGGACTCCCACCGTAGCATGGAGCCTCGTCagtttttgcaaatattcCTCGTCTTGGTGAAGCATACATTTCGAGATGTGTCTGCAGTGCACTGGGGGGCATCTTCCCCAGGTGGTGGCAAGGTAGGGGTGGAAGTGcctccactgggggggggtAACCAGGCGGCTCACACGTTGAACACGTCGCGCAtgtcctcctcttcgcccacttcctccccttctcccACCTCACGTGAGCATCTTTTCCCTTGCGGGGAgaggccccccccccagtgggaGCAAATAACCCGCGCGGAGAAGAACCTCCTGCACGTGTTGACTCTACACTGTGCGGAGAGCATCAACCTATTTACACTGAATGACGTCGCCATGACGTGCGAAGccctttgcttcttcaccttgaGGGACAACCCTTTCATCCCCTTCTGGAATGGCTTCCTCTCCCACGTCTTCGGGGTGtcctccgcggggggggaagtgcaaaATGCATCTGCGCAAGGAGGCGATTCTCTTTTAAAGAGGAGCAGGCGATCACCCTACGTTGGGAGGGTAGTACAAAGGAGAGTGCCTCACATCGGCGAGGCGAAGAACCGAACGAATGGAAGACGCGAAGAAATTCCCGAGTGGCATTTTGAACTTAGTGGCAGGAATTTGCTGAGCATAGTCAAATACACGTGTCTCTATGGGGACCTCCACCCGGAGGTTCTGAACCCCTTGGccaagaaaatgaaaaaaattttttttgaagttccCTTAGACACAACGCTACACGAGTGTGTGGAAATTCTCTCCCTCTTTAACGGTACAAACGAGTTGGAGGGTAAGACGGAGGAGTTGAGGGAGAGGATCCATCTGTATGAGCATCAGTTTGAAGGAACCCTCCTGGTGACTCAGCACGATGTGAAGTGCCTCGTGACGTTGGCAAGACTTTCCTTTGAGAGGCTAAACGtgattccatttttaaaagtttttctGAACAATGTGCATAAGTTTTCCGGGGAGGATGCCGCGAGGTTGGTGCGTCTGCTGCTGGCGAGTTGGGGCGCccacacgggggggggagaggacTTCTTAGGGGGAGAAGACCGTGTAGGGGCAGGCAGAAATCACCTTTTGGAACCCCCCCCCTACGCCGCCACCCTCATGAGGGGGCTCCTCTCCGCGCTGCTGCCCGCCTGCCCCGAAGTAATCTCCCAGCTGACCTACGTCGAAATGCTGCTCCTCTGTGGGGCGGTGGAAACACTTGCCCTGCCAAACAGAAACATCCTCAAGCGTGTAGCCGAGAGGATCTCCGACGATTTGAAGAGGGTGAACGTCCCGAGTGGACACCTCCCCCCTGCCGTTGTGAACTACCTCTTTCTAATCACCTTCGCATTGCACAGGTATGGAAGTTACGTGGGTGCCGATTTGACTCGCCGCTTGGTGAAGATCACAttggagagggagaaggagaggaagcaggagaagaagctgtgGCAACACCAACGAAGGGACCATTAtcccttttatttgttaaCTCTACATGGAGGGAGTGCTGGAGGAAGCGCCTCCATGTGGGTAGAGTACTTCAATTCCCTCTGGGGGAGCCTCTCCCCCTATGGGCTGGATGAGCAAACAATGTACCTTCTCCTCTTACTCTATTTTGGGGCGACTAAACGGGGGGGCTACCGCTCTTTGCTGCGTCCAGTGAAGCGGTCAGCAGCGAGGTGTGCCAGGTTGGAAGCCCTAGTGGTGGTGTCCCCCTACGACCGCCGCTTCATCTACAGCGAGAAGCAAATAAAGGAGGAACTGCTCAAACTGTTTCTACACCTGTGGGCAGCCTACCCAATTAGATCGTGCAGGAAATCGCTCGACCTGTTAATCGTCGTGAGTGCATTTAGGGAGGAAGCATACCTGCGGAGCTACCTATTCAGTGAGCACGTGGTGAGTAGGCTTAACCGCTACGTAGCATTGCTTGCCGTGAGGGAGAGCAGCCTCTCGGTGCACCTGTGCGAAGACCCAGTGACGAAGGAGCCCGTGCGTGTAAACCTGTCCAAGCTGAGGTACGCGTGTCAGCGGGTGGTGCGgaagcgggggggggaagaagcctcAGATAAGGCAGAAGCGTCGGACGAAACGCAGAAGCTACTTGCCGCGAAGGCGCAGAAGCTACTTACCGCAAAGCAATCGCGTGCATGCCAACTGGAGGAGGCCACTCGAAGCTACCTACTAAACGACTACAAGCACAAGGAGCTCGTTGCCGAGCGGGGGGACGCCCCCCAGAAGGGGAGGCCCGCCAAGTACCTTCGGAACTGCAGGCGGGGGGAGCCGGTGCTGGGAGCCCTGTCCGTCTACGGCCATCAGTAGGGAAGTGTGCGTCGGGGTGGTAGTGGCGGTTGCACTGGCGGCAGCGGTCGCGGTGGCTATCCACCGCCGCCGTAGCCAACGTGGgagaagccaaaaaaaacgcgtcgAATCTTCTCATAATGGTGATGCTACGTTAAAAAGGAGTTCGTTCGAGGGGGtaaaagaagggggaaatgttttgcattttttttttctttttttttctcttttttttttttttatttttctctttttttttctcttttacgGTGGGTGAGAGCTGCTTGGGAGAAACAAACGCACGTCGACATGGAGGAGTGGCTTCCTCGGCAGAGCGGCAGATTGGCTGCTCGGCTGATAGGCGGCTTCACCGCCTTACggctccgccgctcccccgcctAGTCGTACTTGCCGATGAAGTAGTCCTTATCGAAGTGGTAGATCCTGGCGAAGCCGTCCTCCCCGCCGGAGACGAAGCCGTCGCCGTGCGGCAGGAACTTGATGGAGTGCACCGTTCCGAAGTGGCCCTTGATGCTTCCCAACTCGTTCGCGTGGATGATGTCGTAGAGGAGCGTCTGGAACTTCCCCTCTCCCGTGGCAGTGGTGGTGACATGTTCGGCCGCCTGGCCACCAGCCAAAATGATGTGATTCTTCGGATTGTGCTCGCTCTTAAAGAGAGGAGAGATATCACACGTGTTGAGTGGTCTATCCGCTGTGTACtcattaattatttcaaaatttattGCATCTCTTAACGTCGCAGTTCCATCGGCAGAGGAGGTTAACATAATCATTCGGTCCCTGTCGAATGCCATATTGGTTACTTCCTTCGAATGGGCTtgtatttttctcatttgatGACCATCCTCTGCATTCCAGATGACTATCTCCCCATTTTCGTGTGCCGAGAGGATAAGCTTATCAAAAAAACACCACCTCACTTGGATGCACCTACTTTCGTGCTCCTGTTTCCACACGACTGTATTGCTCTTCAGGTCATACAGTTTGATGAACCGCTTATGCTCCACCTTCAGTCTGTCCGTAGCTACAACGATCTTGCTTTGGTCCAGTGGATTCTTGTTAAACTCCACGAAACGCACCGGCCCGTTCTCCTCCATCACGGTGAGCGTCTCTCCAGTGTAAACGTCAAATATGTAAACTTTGTTCGCGGCGGAGGAGCACGCGATGCGCTTGCTGTCGTAGGTCACGTCCGAGTTGTACACGGCGCCGCTGCACTCGTAGAGCCcttcgggggggaaaacggcgaagtggtgaagaagtagcgaagcggtgaagtggcgaagtggcgaagcggtgaagcggtgaagcggtgaagcggcgaagcggcgaagcagcGAAGCAACGAAGTGCTGGTGCAACGACGGGGACGGGGTGGCAAGTTCTGGGGAGGCCTCAACACTACCCACATGAGAAGGGCACCCCGCAATCGGCACAACTGAAACGGCGCCATCTCACCCCATCACTGGTGATCACTCGCTTCACTTACCTATTTGGTTCCCATCGGCCAGTCTCCACAAAATGAACTTCTTATCCTTAAGTGGggaaggaggggggaaaaaaaaggaaagaattgTTAAACAGGTGCTCATGTGGTAAGCGCGGAAAGCACAGTGCAGGTTATACACTGGGGATGCCCCTTCTCCGGGGGAATATCCCCTGCTGCAAGCAAACACTAACCCTGCCTGTGGTGAAAAGCAAATCCCCATCGTAATTCGTGTTCACATGCGTCAGCGGACGGTTGTGGCCACACAAgtatttcctcttcatcgtgGAGGGCGATCTTCTCTTTTGATAGGGTTAAAGCGGGTGACTCTTTTACCCCCCCGGGGGTTGGGTAGTTGGGCGATTAATTAGATGATTAACGAGAGCTCCCCTCCGGAgaggcagttttttttttttttttcctccctgtgCAGTTCTCCCCTGGCGGGTCTCGACGCGACGCTGCGAGGGCCCCGGGAACGCCTCCACTGGGCACACGGGTGACCTCTTTTCCTCGTCGGGGCGGCGCGGCGCTGATGGCTTGGCTGCTCTGCGGCTTGACGGCTCCACTGCTTGGCTGCTCTACTCTTTGGTAACTCTTTcgacgcgttttttttctcgctgGGCCGCCTGTATCATTTTATCCTTGCCTGCGGGGCGacagcgaggggggggaagtgtaCGTGGGTGAAAGTAGGCAGGGGCATGCATACGGATGCGAGGGTACTACTATATTTATAGAGGCAAATGCAACGCTCGGGGGATGCGCAGGTGAGAGTCGTCCTTGTAGATTTGCCCCTCTCTCCGCTTGCCCTCCTCAAATCTGTGTTGTGTTATACGTACTGGAAAAGGAGGGTGGGGGGGCGGCTGTTCAATTTGGTTTGCTGCTCAGCCGGGACGCATTCACAACTTGGGAACTTCTGGAGCATCTCAACGTGGCAACTTTCCTTTTGCTACTCTGCCattcgcttcgcttcgcttaaTCTTTCGCATTTCTCTCACGTTGagcgttttgcttttttttttttttctttgtaaaaTTGCAAGCCgcttggggggggagcggcactTTCGGGCATTTCGCGGCATTTTaccgcttcgccattttgcccttttttttgccccttcacGCCCAGTGCACCCCTACGTAGGCCATCAACTTGCATCTGCCGTTCTCCTCTCCTGGGGGCCCCCGCGATACGGCCAgtcgaaggggggaaaaaaaccgAACGCAGGGGCAGCGTGGCCATGGACAACGGGTTAGCGGTGGACCGATGGACCTATTAACGGATGAACGGATGAACGGATGAACGGATGAACGGATGAACGGATGAACGGATGAACGGACGGACCGACGTGCCCTTGAACGGATGAACCGGCTCGCTCTGCTGCCGTCTCGCGGCGCCCCGCGCAGAGTATTCCCCCTGAGTAGGAACcgccaaagaaaaaaaaacgtgcctTATAAGAAAACATCCCCGGGGTACCGCATACGTACCAATACGCGTCAACCACAAGCAGTGCTGCTGTTACATCGATGCGTATAATGCCCCCTCTTCGGGCCTCCCTACCCCTCAGGGTCCCACCCCGCGCAAACCTAGTAACgaccagaaaaaaatagccactTTTATTTACGCCCCTCTCGTTTGTTCACGGAGCTCCCATGGGAGAGGGGAAGTAAAATTGACTGTACCCTAGCACGCACTGCTTCAGTGCTGCTTCAGTGCTGCTTCAGTGCTGCTTCAGTGCTGTTTCCGCACTGcttggtacatttttttttttttctaaaccCCGCTTCCGCGACcagctcccttttttcacttcgCCGCAACTTTACGGGGAGAGAGAGCGGATCTGCATagcaatgaaaaaaaaaatctcgccaaaagggggggaagaaaaaataaaaaaaaaaaaaaaaaaaaatcagcgaATAAATGCCCCCCGCACGTTTGCATTTGCTGCGTTTTTGTTTctgtttataaatttaattcttTTGTTTAGCAACAAAGGCATACGAGAGTAAAAGTGCTGcccacttcttcttcttcttcttcttcttcttcttcttctttcacAATGCTACGAGATGACTTGACTGTAGGGTCAGATGCgagtttttacatttatataatgcctttttaaaagtgaCAGAAATTGctgcgcgaaaaaaattgcccttCCAACAgttgaaaaagaagaaaaataagaaaaaaaaaaaaaaaaaaaaactctctTCCCCACGAATGATGATCATTAATGCTTTAACGTTttaggaaagaaaaagaaaaaggaaaaggaaagaagttACTCACTCAACTAGGCTACGTCGACATGTCGAGATGAACGAATGTTAATCCAGCGTGCTAACTCGTCCCCTTGCTGACAAGTTACGTAGTGTTAATGTACTGTGAGCGCGGGGGTAGTTGCCGGCCGAGCGAGCGAGCGATCGATCGATCGAGCGAACTTCTCTTCGTTTCTGTTCATCTCGTTTTGTTTCCTTTCGTTTCGTTGCATCCCGTTTCGCTGCATCcattttcgtttctttttatcCCTTTTCGTTTCACCTCTTTGACTTCTTTgacttcttttccttttaattaaAGTTCCCCCTTACGTGGTTGCAGttacgcacgtacgtatcGCCTGCACAGCCAGTCCCGCCGGACGCACTCGACGCTCGCTTGTTTGTGCGCGTGGCTTTAGCAGACCAGACGTTTCCTGGCCCCCCAAGTGTACCCAGAGTGAGTGCATACATGAGCGTGTGCGTGTGCCTATGAGTGTGCCTATGAGTGTGCCTATCAGTGTGCCTATCAGTGTACCTATGAGTGTACCCATTCGTATGCCTTTGCGTATGCCCAGCCGCATCCCCACGCGTGAGTGCGCTCTTCCTGCACGTCTGCTTGTACCCCCTTGTGTCGCCTCGCCACCGCCCCACTCGGCTAACTCGAAACGGATTCGTCCCGCCCTGTGACTGTTGCCCCGTTGCGTCGGTCACCACGCCGCTCAGTTGCATCGGTCACCACGCCTCTCCATTTCGTCGGTCACCTCGCCTCACCGTTGCGTCGCCGCATCGTCACGTGGGCTGTGGCTGACCGCGTCAAAGCGAAAGGAGCAAACCTCTCACCTTCCTCGGTGCGGTTAGCGAAAGTGTGCACCCCCCATCATCACCACTGAGCGTGACCATAGACTGAACATACGCGTAGGAGTTTATACGTGGCTGCTTAAGTGTGCCTCCTCTCACGTATGCGTTTCTTCCCCACGCTAACCTTACGTATGTGCTGCCTCTCCCAAAGTAggcccttcccccctccctttGCGAAAGAGTCACAGTGGGCGCATTTGTTTTCCAGCGCTTCTTTGTTATGCACAGCAGTTAATTCTTTGgccgctgtttttttttttttttttttttattttagtacttttttattttcctatttttcgCGGCGACCATCCGAATAACCCCTCGGTGGAGTACCCCCCGCGCGGAGCaaactttcctttttgatgaTTTCCTGATGAGCACTGAGGGAGAGGaggcgctcccccccttgtgtgtgtatgtatagtGTATGCATAGTGTATGCCTCACTTTTGCGCGCGCCTTTCGCGGACAGCGTGTACTGCGCCTgtttgtgtgcaaaaaaaaaaaaaaaaaaagccacgTGGTTTAACGCCCATCGTTTGCCGCGTACCATTTGCGGCCTACACGTTAGCGCGGATCAATTaatgcttcttcttcttcttcatcttcttctttttttttttttttttctttttttccctgcacacacgtatattttattttttttgcccggTGTGTCCCTCCTGAGCGtattttcctccctttgcCAGCCCCCGAGCGACATCACCCCTGTGTATGTTTACCCTTCCCAAATAAGTTTGTCAATCGGGCAGTGCTCCTTTCCCTCCATCCATCGTGTTAGTAGTTATACCGCCATTGAGACCACCAgcagtggaggaaaaaacttCCAGCGCGAGCGGATGGTGCGCTTACTGTTCGCATCTTTGCGTAAGAAGCCGCTCTGCACACAGTGTGGATAGCCTATCTGAAAGCGCACAAATTGGAGCGGTTGGAACGTGCAcgtgaaggaggagcaggTGAGAGGATAAGCGAACGAGTAAGCGATCGGACGAGTGAGCTATCGGGCGAGTGCATTTGCCATTGCCTTTGCCGCTCCCACGCATCGCGTGCATGTATGCCCCCCCTGCGCCATCAGAGGGAAGAGCAAGAAGAGCTAGCGAAGGAATAAGCGAAGGAATAagcgaaggaagaagaaaaggacgtagcgaaggaagaagaaaaggacgTAGCGAAGGAATAAGGGAAGGACGCAGGAGTAAATTTATCTGCACTACCCCCTTGAAGCCCCCACACCATAAGGAGGAACCCCCGAAGCGATCGAAGCAGTAGCGGGACCGTTGAGCGCACCAGCAAGACCCCCCAAACGTACGCACGCTGCAGCTGCATGTAACGACGCCGTCTCCAACGGCACCAATTTGGACCCACCAATTTGGACCCACCAATTTGGACCCACCAATTTGGACCCACCAATTTGGACCTACCAATTTGGACCTACCAATTTGGAACCAACTCGAAGGgcttttctctcctttttccccccttcgacCCCCCCGCGGTTACACAATACACGCTTGCCCACGTGTAAGAATATGTTCGCCCCGCGTCCGTGGAGAAGAATACTACCGCCAGTTTCCTACAGCCCACCCCTCCACCGCAGGAGCATTTGCCTACCGGTGATCGCCGCGTtagacttcccccccccagaagAGCACCCTCATCCGTACTCGCTTCCACACCCACCACCCACACACATCCAACCGTCGAGGCCGCACCAGTGCAccaacaaaaaatgaaaaatgaaatactaTATGGAACGACATTTGTTTTGTTCCTCATCAGCTACTGCTTCCAGCCGTTGCTCATCGACATAATCAAGTACAATGGGTGCGGCAACTCCAGCACGTTTATATTCCTCTTGCCGCACTACTTGTCTATGATCATTGTGGGGTTGCTACCGAAGAAGCAAAAGTTGAATGAGTGCAAATGGATGAAgatcttttttgtttccatcCTGGACCTCGTAAACcaggtattaaaaaaaataggcctAATCTATGCAGGCTCCGCGCTGTACATCATTATTGATAGTTGTACGCTGATTTTCACAGCCATTTGGAGGAGACTGCTGCTGAACAAGAAGATCAACTGCTTTCAGCTGCTCGGGATTTTGTTAATAACCTTTGGTATAGCCATAAAATCAAATAATCTCAAATTTGAAATTAACAAAGAGGAAATCATTGGAGTCATTTTAATCATCGTGAGCAACATCCTCATGGGGCTAACATTTGTTTTGAATGAAAAGTACATGGGTGAAATGGAAGGACAGAACATCGTGTGTTTAATGGGTATCTTCAGCTTTTGCTTCGTCAGCCTGTGGACAGTCATATGGACCGTTCCCAACTTTGATCATCTCATTATGGAGAAtataaagaagaagcagggAAACATTAACACCATTTGGCTAAGTTTTTTGGgactcttcatttttaacttcgTCACGTCGTCTACCCTCTGGTACATCATGAAGATTAGCGGATCACTCACCGTTGGAATTCTTAAGGGACTCAAAGTCgccattatttttcttttcagtcatatttttttttgtaaatatgatTACAAGCAATGCCTCAACTTCCACTCCTCcctttcagtttttttttgtatcttGGGGGTCCTCATATATTCGTACAACGAATTTTTGTTGATCCTTATGAGCAAGGTGTATCTGTGCAGGCGGCCTAAGGTGATTGTCTAGGTGTGGGTTTTTTTGCGCGTGTCGTCAGTGTACAGCTTTGTGcgcttttttattattatttttttttttattttttttttttattattttattatttttttttatgacctgttcaggtgatttgt belongs to Plasmodium vivax chromosome 3, whole genome shotgun sequence and includes:
- a CDS encoding hypothetical protein, conserved (encoded by transcript PVX_000595A); this encodes MGIPRDSLKLAQSALKGKPAERSCSPAVVKCTARVAIYKKHKGLFKAAEKEIKREGRHLGELLFKKKLHLLSEKDIGKILKKVIKGRIKNEFVWDDLRRKLNIRSAALLSFLFAYLRDSHRSMEPRQFLQIFLVLVKHTFRDVSAVHWGASSPGGGKWEQITRAEKNLLHVLTLHCAESINLFTLNDVAMTCEALCFFTLRDNPFIPFWNGFLSHVFGVSSAGGEVQNASAQGGDSLLKRSRRSPYVGRVVQRRVPHIGEAKNRTNGRREEIPEWHFELSGRNLLSIVKYTCLYGDLHPEVLNPLAKKMKKIFFEVPLDTTLHECVEILSLFNGTNELEGKTEELRERIHLYEHQFEGTLLVTQHDVKCLVTLARLSFERLNVIPFLKVFLNNVHKFSGEDAARLVRLLLASWGAHTGGGEDFLGGEDRVGAGRNHLLEPPPYAATLMRGLLSALLPACPEVISQLTYVEMLLLCGAVETLALPNRNILKRVAERISDDLKRVNVPSGHLPPAVVNYLFLITFALHRYGSYVGADLTRRLVKITLEREKERKQEKKLWQHQRRDHYPFYLLTLHGGSAGGSASMWVEYFNSLWGSLSPYGLDEQTMYLLLLLYFGATKRGGYRSLLRPVKRSAARCARLEALVVVSPYDRRFIYSEKQIKEELLKLFLHLWAAYPIRSCRKSLDLLIVVSAFREEAYLRSYLFSEHVVSRLNRYVALLAVRESSLSVHLCEDPVTKEPVRVNLSKLRYACQRVVRKRGGEEASDKAEASDETQKLLAAKAQKLLTAKQSRACQLEEATRSYLLNDYKHKELVAERGDAPQKGRPAKYLRNCRRGEPVLGALSVYGHQ
- a CDS encoding eukaryotic translation initiation factor 3 subunit 2, putative (encoded by transcript PVX_000590A), translated to MKRKYLCGHNRPLTHVNTNYDGDLLFTTGRDKKFILWRLADGNQIGLYECSGAVYNSDVTYDSKRIACSSAANKVYIFDVYTGETLTVMEENGPVRFVEFNKNPLDQSKIVVATDRLKVEHKRFIKLYDLKSNTVVWKQEHESRCIQVRWCFFDKLILSAHENGEIVIWNAEDGHQMRKIQAHSKEVTNMAFDRDRMIMLTSSADGTATLRDAINFEIINEYTADRPLNTCDISPLFKSEHNPKNHIILAGGQAAEHVTTTATGEGKFQTLLYDIIHANELGSIKGHFGTVHSIKFLPHGDGFVSGGEDGFARIYHFDKDYFIGKYD
- a CDS encoding transporter/permease protein, putative (encoded by transcript PVX_000585A); translation: MKNEILYGTTFVLFLISYCFQPLLIDIIKYNGCGNSSTFIFLLPHYLSMIIVGLLPKKQKLNECKWMKIFFVSILDLVNQVLKKIGLIYAGSALYIIIDSCTLIFTAIWRRLLLNKKINCFQLLGILLITFGIAIKSNNLKFEINKEEIIGVILIIVSNILMGLTFVLNEKYMGEMEGQNIVCLMGIFSFCFVSLWTVIWTVPNFDHLIMENIKKKQGNINTIWLSFLGLFIFNFVTSSTLWYIMKISGSLTVGILKGLKVAIIFLFSHIFFCKYDYKQCLNFHSSLSVFFCILGVLIYSYNEFLLILMSKVYLCRRPKVIV